The proteins below come from a single Papaver somniferum cultivar HN1 chromosome 11, ASM357369v1, whole genome shotgun sequence genomic window:
- the LOC113320121 gene encoding uncharacterized protein LOC113320121, translating to MDCRVCSADADLLFRLIGEGKFVGKIGGFSLESEHDLAVMVIDFLENGSSGPDSRCSSDSESALADLNHLADKISLYQYKKDHHESKLTSIVHSLILSLNKAELHFINSSPCNASCIRFSLVKLLRLSGYDAAVCLSKWQSHGKIPGGDHEYIDVVIHRDTGVSECLVIDIDFRSHFEIARAVESYDRILNSLPVVYVGSLPKLKQYLQVMVEAARCSLKENSMPLPPWRSLAYLQAKWHSQYERKMNPDGEGIHHSNSSTDHSQCIGHLRRFKSSLQSEIEAERLLKPINSDNNQKIVHERRRRPTIRAL from the exons ATGGATTGCCGCGTCTGTAGCGCGGACGCGGATCTTTTGTTTAGATTGATAGGCGAAGGGAAATTTGTCGGAAAAATTGGTGGTTTTAGTCTTGAAAGTGAACATGATTTAGCTGTAATGGTGATTGATTTCTTGGAGAATGGTAGTAGTGGTCCAGATTCGAGGTGCAGCAGTGATAGCGAATCTGCTTTGGCTGATCTTAACCATTTAGCCGACAAGATCTCG CTCTACCAGTACAAGAAAGATCACCACGAGAGCAAATTGACATCAATTGTGCATTCCCTTATACTGTCCCTTAATAAGGCCGAGCTTCATTTTATCAACTCGAGTCCTTGCAACGCCAGCTGCATAAGATTTTCTCTGGTGAAGCTTTTGCGACTTTCTGGTTATGATGCTGCTGTTTGTTTGTCCAAGTGGCAGAGTCATGGGAAGATCCCTGGAG GTGATCATGAATATATTGATGTGGTCATTCATCGTGATACTGGAGTGTCTGAATGTTTGGTCATCGATATTGACTTCCGGAGCCACTTCGAAATAGCTAGAGCAGTTGAGTCTTACGACAGAATATTGAATTCTCTCCCAGTAGTTTATGTGGGATCTTTACCCAAGCTGAAGCAGTACCTTCAAGTTATGGTAGAAGCTGCTAGGTGTTctctaaaggagaactctatgCCTCTACCTCCATGGAGGTCATTGGCGTATTTGCAAGCTAAGTGGCATTCTCAATACGAGAGAAAAATGAATCCAGATGGAGAGGGTATCCATCACAGCAATTCTTCTACTGATCACAGCCAGTGTATAGGACATTTGAGGAGATTTAAATCTTCTCTTCAATCAGAAATTGAAGCAGAAAGGTTATTGAAACCTATAAACAGTGACAATAATCAGAAGATAGTACATGAAAGGCGTAGGCGTCCCACAATCAGGGCCTTATAA